A part of Anabas testudineus chromosome 9, fAnaTes1.2, whole genome shotgun sequence genomic DNA contains:
- the morc2 gene encoding LOW QUALITY PROTEIN: ATPase MORC2 (The sequence of the model RefSeq protein was modified relative to this genomic sequence to represent the inferred CDS: inserted 1 base in 1 codon), with amino-acid sequence MAYSSYSNLSRAQLTFEYLHTNSTTHEFLFGALAELVDNSRDANATRIDIYTEKRQELRGGYMLCFLDDGIGMDPNEATHVIQFGKSNKRSPESTQIGQYGNGLKSGSMRIGKDFILFTKKDSTLTCLFLSRTFHEEEGLDEVIVPLPSWDLKTKEPLTSDPEKYAIETELIFKYSPFKSEQQLMEQFNKIESSCGTLVIIYNLKLMDNGEPELDIETDHQDILMAGTPVEGVKPERRSFRAYAAVLYIDPRMRIFIQGHKVRTKRLSCCLYKPRVYKYSSTRFKTRAEQEVKKADHLAKIAEEKAREADSKRAALEARLGEDLSKDSRAILRKVQDTAMMLRRDAEMKKRILEVKQKALKEPKELNFIFGVNIEQRDLDGMFVYNCSRLIKMYEKTGPQLEGGMACGGVVGVVDVPYLVLEPTHNKQDFADAKEYRHLLKSMGEHLAQYWKDSNIAQKGIVKFWDEFGYLSASWSAPPSSEQRYKRRRAMEIPLTIQCDKCLKWRTLPFQMDAVDKRYPDSWVCLMNPDSSQDRCDAPEQKQNLPCGVLKKEKQTAEDKQKELAEKIKQQQEKLEALQKTNTIKSAADVKKLPLEVSMKPTDSSSSQATRSSERSTARPRSPPLPAHLKNAPSAPPSRAASQRPTRTPAPAPPPPKVEPSRSRAAAKAPLAAKPVPKATAKPPPPNRSSRTPAKASPAKPATGQRKRTIEQEDSEEEEEEEEEEEEEEEEEXEEPQTKKSKMAAAAGNRGKVVEKTLPPKRGKMDEVNTHSQPEKKGLTTPTRQTSQPSSVPKSISTQQHGAKAKEPEKTLQQEPENDTKNAQKDKGLLVEVRVNKEWYTGKVIAVEANKQSVRWKVKFDYVPRSTPKDRWVFKGSDEVRLMRPPSPISQTPDTQQEAEKGPAPMEPDTTQPGTSREVTESLVTMLRTMLRYFFPPAFRIPKDDVNSMTAEELVAFPLKEYFQQYESGLQSLCNSYQSRADARAKAVEEKSNSTEIKLREADEKLQKLRTNIVALLQKVQEDIDINTDDELDAYIEDLLTKGD; translated from the exons ATGGCCTACTCCAGCTACAGCAACCTGAGCAGGGCTCAGCTTACCTTTGAATACCTGCACACGAATTC gacaACTCACGAGTTCTTATTTGGAGCCTTGGCGGAGCTAGTCGACAATTCAAG AGATGCCAATGCCACACGAATTGATATCTACACAG AAAAAAGGCAAGAGCTGCGGGGTGGCTACATGCTCTGTTTTCTGGATGATGGTATTGGAATGGACCCTA atGAAGCAACCCATGTGATTCAGTTTGGAAAATCAAATAAACGCTCACCTGAATCCACTCAGATTGGCCAGTATGGAAATGGACTGAAATC TGGCTCTATGCGTATTGGAAAGGACTTCATCTTGTtcacaaaaaaagacagcacGCTGACTTGTCTTTTCCTGTCAAGGACTTTCCACGAAGAGGAGGGACTGGATGAG GTGATTGTACCACTGCCATCCTGGGATCTGAAGACCAAAGAGccactgacctctgacccagAGAAGTACGCCATAGAGACTGAGCTGATCTTCAAATACTCACCTTTTAaaagtgaacagcagctgaTGGAGCAATTCAACAAAATAGAAAGCAGCTGTG GTACTCTGGTGATCATCTATAATTTAAAACTGATGGACAATGGAGAACCCGAGCTGGATATAGAGACTGATCACCAGGACATACTGATGGCTGGGACCCCTGTAGAAGGAGT AAAGCCAGAGAGGAGGTCGTTCAGGGCGTATGCTGCTGTTTTGTACATCGACCCACGCATGAGAATCTTTATCCAAGGACATAAAGTCAGGACTAAGAGACTGTCCTGTTGTCTTTATAAACCAAG GGTGTATAAATACTCATCGACTCGCTTCAAAACTCGTGCTGAGCAAGAGGTTAAGAAAGCAGATCACCTCGCTAAGATTG CGGAGGAGAAAGCCAGAGAGGCAGACAGTAAACGTGCCGCTTTGGAAGCCAGATTAGGAGAGGACCTCTCAAAAGATTCACGG GCAATTCTGAGAAAGGTTCAGGATACAGCCATGATGCTTCGACGGGATGCTGAAATGAAGAAGCGGATTCTCGAAGTAAAACAGAA AGCATTAAAAGAGCCCAAGGAGTTGAATTTTATATTTGGAGTGAATATTGAACAGAGGGACCTGGATGGGATGTTTGTGTACAACTGCTCTCGTCTTATCAAGATGTACGAGAAGACGGGGCCTCAGCTTGAAGGAGGAAT GGCCTGTGGAGGTGTAGTTGGAGTTGTGGATGTCCCATATTTAGTTCTAGAACCAACTCATAACAAACAAGACTTTGCAGATGCTAAGGAGTATCGTCATTTACTGAAATCTATGGGGGAGCATTTAGCTCAGTACTGGAAGGACAGTAACATTG ctcagAAAGGCATAGTGAAGTTCTGGGACGAGTTTGGATATCTGTCTGCCAGCTGGTCTGCACCACCGTCATCAGAGCAAAGATACAAGAGACGCCGGGCCATGGAGATACCACTTACTATTCAGTGTG ataaatgtttaaagtgGAGAACACTGCCATTCCAAATGGATGCTGTGGACAAACGCTACCCGGACAGTTGGGTGTGTCTCATGAATCCTGACAGTAGTCAAGACAG GTGTGATGCtccagaacagaaacagaatttaCCATGTGGTgttctgaaaaaagaaaagcagacagctgaagacaaacagaaagagttGGCAgaaaaaatcaaacagcagcaggagaaactAGAAGCCTTGCAG AAAACCAACACCATCAAATCTGCAGCAGATGTAAAGAAACTGCCACTGGAAGTTAGCATGAAACCAACGGACAGCTCCTCCTCTCAG GCAACTAGATCTTCTGAAAGGTCCACAGCACGCCCCCGTTCTCCGCCGCTTCCAGCTCACCTTAAAAATGCCCCAAGTGCCCCCCCATCTCGTGCTGCATCTCAGCGCCCAACCCGGACACCAGCCCCTGCTCCACCACCACCCAAAGTTGAACCATCCAGGTCCAGAGCTGCGGCAAAAGCTCCTCTTGCAGCAAAGCCAGTACCCAAAGCTACTGCCAAACCCCCCCCACCCAACCGCAGTTCACGG ACACCTGCCAAAGCATCACCTGCCAAACCAGCAACTGGACAACGTAAGAGAACAATAGAACAAGaggacagtgaagaggaggaggaggaggaggaggaggaggaggaggaggaggaggagg aggaagaaccacagacaaagaaatccaagatggcagcagcagctggtaaCCGTGGGAAAGTTGTAGAGAAGACTCTCCCTCCCAAACGTGGCAAGATGGACGAG GTTAACACACACTCCCAGCCTGAGAAGAAAGGGCTTACTACTCCCACACGGCAGACATCACAACCAAGCTCTGTCCCTAAATCCATTTCTACCCAACAGCATGGGGCTAAAGCTAAG gaACCTGAGAAGACCCTGCAGCAGGAACCGGAGAATGACACTAAAAATGCTCAAAAAG ATAAGGGTCTTCTGGTTGAAGTACGTGTTAACAAGGAGTGGTACACAGGCAAAGTTATTGCAGTAGAGGCAAATAAACAGAGTGTTCGATGGAAAGTTAAATTTGACTATGTACCACGATCCACCCCCAAGGACCGATG GGTGTTTAAGGGTAGTGATGAAGTTCGGTTGATGCGGCCACCATCTCCAATCTCTCAGACACCTGACACCCAGCAGGAGGCTGAGAAAGGGCCAGCACCCATGGAGCCAGACACCACTCAACCAGGAACCAGTCGAGAGGTGACTGAGAGCCTGGTCACAATGTTGAG gaCAATGCTGCGTTACTTCTTCCCCCCAGCTTTTCGGATTCCAAAGGACGACGTTAACAGCATGACAGCTGAGGAGTTGGTGGCCTTTCCTTTG
- the zgc:158398 gene encoding TMEM219 domain-containing protein — MMGIWQPAANFRDYVSQNPPTVTFFLCLLTLAISFIYLSSYSYTHTLPNPDIAKDWNHVLSSLSKLQLCVKVSDISSEHVSPVPSHLMEQEKDRETSGDVTESSVNYLHLKVPLVVTSSPDGVSLNELSLHTTLKAKQLNIGGNEIVNVTLEFPTGESAETCLTLSAPAHVLPMTLLPPECPAYEKNVSLVYVEASNQLPVAAQTCYSLQSKNDPTLTVMLTKEEQRVAVQHLLEVSVCLLGVCFIFCLAASQTHSFIRRNHWNELDVQNKPLIEN; from the exons ATGATGGGTATCTGGCAGCCAGCAGCTAACTTTAGAGACTATGTATCCCAGAATCCTCCGACTGTGACATTTTTCCTATGTCTGTTGACTCTCGCCATCTCCTTCATCTACCTCAGCTCTTACAGCTACACTCACACTCTGCCTAACCCTGACATAGCAAAG GACTGGAACCATGTACTGTCCTCCTTATCAAAGTTGCAGTTGTGTGTGAAAGTCAGCGACATTTCATCTGAGCATGTCTCACCAGTTCCGTCTCATCTGATGGAGCAAGAAAAGGATCGAGAAACCTCTGGTGATGTTACAGAGAGTTCTGTCAACTATTTGCATCTCAAGGTTCCTCTGGTTGTCACTAGCAGCCCAGATGGTGTCTCTCTGAATGAACTTAGTCTACACACCACCTTGAAGGCAAAACAGCTAAATATTGGAG GCAATGAGATTGTTAATGTGACTCTAGAGTTTCCGACTGGAGAGAGTGCCGAGACCTGCCTCACCTTGAGTGCCCCTGCACACGTCCTGCCCATGACCCT ACTTCCTCCAGAGTGTCCTGcatatgaaaaaaatgtttcattggTCTATGTGGAAGCAAGCAACCAGTTGCCTGTAGCAGCACAAACCTGCTACAGTCTGCAGTCCAAGAATGACCCTACACTCACAGTTATGCTAACAAAG GAGGAGCAACGCGTGGCAGTGCAGCATCTGTTAGAAGTCAGCGTGTGTCTGCTTGgagtttgttttatattctgtCTAGCTGCTAGTCAGACACATTCATTCATACGACGTAACCACTGGAATGAACTGGATGTACAAAAT AAGCCATTGATtgaaaactga
- the plbd2 gene encoding putative phospholipase B-like 2 — MASRRNESSVVGNLTTVLKVFVVLSGLGFLCVRTEIRTAVIDKHTGQLSVLEGFQEDFVAWANFTDDIHTSGWSFLEITTGSKYNDSIQAYAAGAVEAAVTSQLIYKHWMNTLVNYCGPFSSQSGYCDRLKDFITTNLQYVQEQIEKQPSSPYWYQVHLALLQLKGLEDSYNDELSFPTGPFSLNPFGFLLFQLGGDLEDLESYLNKSSINRPLGSGSCSALIKLLPNNKELLVSHDTWNTYQSMLRIMKKYIFAYKVSPADNDPLPGGTQAFSSYPGTIFSGDDFYILSSGLVTLETTIGNNNPALWRFVQPKETVMEWLRNIVANRLAATGIKWAEIFSKYNSGTYNNQWMIVDYKHFTPGKTDTKEGLFVVLEQIPGLIKYTDKTQELLEKGYWASYNIPYYVDIFNASGCNELVKKFGPWFSLDQNPRAQIFRRNQTDVTDVDSMVRLMRYNNFMEDPLSKCEGCNPPANGENAISARSDLNPANGTYPFGALEQRSHGGTDMKMTSYEMYRAYGMVAVSGPTWDQVPVFQWSTSPYKDLIHMGHPDIWAFKPIKVTWNS; from the exons ATGGCGTCCAGGAGAAACGAGTCGTCTGTTGTTGGAAATTTAACAACagttttaaaggtttttgttgttttgtccgGTTTGGGCTTCTTGTGTGTGCGAACTGAGATACGAACGGCTGTTATTGACAAACACACCGGACAGTTGTCCGTGCTCGAAGGTTTTCAAGAAGATTTTGTGGCTTGGGCGAATTTCACCGATGACATCCACACATCAGG CTGGTCTTTCTTGGAGATCACTACCGGTAGTAAGTACAATGACAGTATCCAGGCTTATGCTGCTGGTGCAGTGGAGGCTGCTGTCACTTCCCAG CTCATCTATAAACACTGGATGAACACACTGGTGAATTACTGTGGGCCCTTCTCAAGTCAGAGTGGTTACTGCGACCGTCTTAAGGATTTCATTACAACCAATCTGCAGTACGTTCAGGAACAAATAGAGAAGCAGCCAAGTTCACCTTACTGGTACCAG gtgCACCTggcactgctgcagctgaaaggACTAGAGGACAGCTACAATGATGAGCTATCATTTCCTACAGGACCATTCTCCCTCAACCCATTTGGCTTCCT ACTTTTCCAACTTGGGGGCGATCTGGAGGATTTGGAATCATATCTCAACAAATCTAGCATAAACCGACCTCTTGGATCTGgttcctgctctgctctcattaAGCTGCTGCCAAACAATAAGGAACTGCTGGTGTCACATGACACCTGGAACACCTACCAGTCCATGCTGCGCATCatgaagaaatacatttttgccTATAAAGTTTCTCCTGCAG ACAATGATCCTCTTCCTGGAGGAACTCAGGCCTTCTCATCCTACCCAGGAACTATCTTCTCTGGAGATGACTTTTATATCCTAAGTAGTGGCCTG GTGACGTTGGAAACCACCATTGGCAACAATAACCCTGCTCTCTGGAGATTTGTTCAGCCCAAAGAAACCGTCATGGAGTGGCTGAGGAACATTGTGGCTAATCGACTCGCTGCTACTGGCATCAAGTGGGCAGAGATATTCAGCAAGTACAACAGCGGAAC ATACAACAACCAGTGGATGATTGTAGACTATAAACATTTCACTCCAGGAAAAACTGACACTAAAGAAGGGCTCTTTGTTGTGTTGGAGCAGATTCC TGGACTCATTAAGTACACTGATAAAACTCAGGAGCTGCTGGAAAAAGGATACTGGGCAAGTTACAACATTCC GTACTATGTGGACATATTCAATGCCAGTGGCTGCAATGAGCTCGTTAAGAAGTTCGGGCCGTGGTTTTCTCTGGACCAGAATCCTCGAGCTCAGATATTTAGGAGAAACCAGACAGATGTCACAGACGTGGACTCGATGGTCCGCCTAATGAG GTATAACAACTTCATGGAAGACCCATTGTCAAAGTGTGAAGGCTGTAATCCACCTGCTAATGGGGAGAATGCAATCTCGGCCCGTTCAGACCTGAACCCAGCTAATGGAACATATCCCTTTGGTGCCTTAGAGCAGAGATCTCATGGAGGAACAGACATGAAG ATGACCTCTTACGAGATGTACCGAGCGTATGGCATGGTGGCAGTGAGTGGGCCAACCTGGGACCAGGTGCCAGTTTTCCAGTGGAGCACTTCCCCTTACAAAGACTTGATTCACATGGGTCACCCTGATATTTGGGCATTTAAGCCTATAAAGGTCACCTGGAATTCTTAG
- the rbm19 gene encoding probable RNA-binding protein 19, which produces MSRLIVKNLPNGMKEERFRSMFAAFGTVTDCSLKFTKDGKFRKFGFVGFKAEDDANRALKHFNRSFVDTSRVTVEMCKAFGDPTKAKAWSKHSQSSGQDKDSAAPDSDSKKKKKQKKETKSTLGNLEEEQGFKEFLSVHQNRSQVPTWANDTVEQTADPDSGKTKAQSKKKQSAPDDYLNFDSDESEDDSAEEEGEEDEDEGATKEALKSALSDMEYLRSKVAQTVDTMGEEKDDDEEGDDEDEDNGPIQHTDSAYESGDRENVSKTKTSISSEDKNQSKAKKTGQQETESTTEFTVKLRGAPFNVKEQQIREFMTPLKPAAIRIGRNESGNRTGYVYVDLRSEEEVNKALKKNKDYIGGRYIEVFRVDAGVKDKRHKKDKELDKNFTRKLKEDEEMEDVAESGRLFVRNLPYTCTEEDIKELFSKHGPLSEILFPIDNLTKKPKGFAFVTYMIPENAVTALAQLDGHIFQGRMLHLLPSTVKKEKTETSDAAGPGSSSYKRQKDAKNKTSSSSSHNWNTLFLGTSAVADAIAEKYNTTKSQVLDHESKGSVAVRMALGETQIVQETRQFLLDNGVSLDSFSQAAAERSTTCILVKNLPAGVTVSELEELFSPHGSLGRLLLPPSGLTAIVEFLEPIEAKRAFTRLAYSKFQHVPLYLEWAPVGVFVAAKPEPVLDKDDTVKEEKKDEEEEDEEEEESAPGSTLFIKNLNFTTTEEKLQETFSKCGKVKSCTISKKKDKTGKVLSMGYGFVQYQTADAAQKALRQLQHCTVDDHQLELKISERATRTTEVSHKKKQVDKKQTGSKILVRNVPFQATVREIRELFCTFGELKTVRLPKKAAGSGNHRGFGFVDFLTKQDAKKAFAALCHSTHLYGRRLVLEWADAEDTVETLRRKTAEHFHVAAKKQRKAEVLEGILETMETDAGVED; this is translated from the exons ATGTCGAGACTCATCGTTAAAAATCTCCCTAACGGG atgaaggaggagaggtTCAGGTCCATGTTTGCTGCCTTTGGCACCGTCACAGACTGCTCTCTGAAGTTCACCAAGGACGGCAAGTTCCGCAAATTTGGATTTGTGGGTTTCAAAGCCGAGGACGATGCAAACAGAGctctgaaacatttcaacaggaGCTTCGTGGACACATCAAGAGTCACG GTGGAGATGTGTAAGGCCTTTGGAGACCCCACTAAAGCAAAAGCTTGGAGTAAACACAGTCAAAGCTCAGGTCAGGACAAAGACTCTGCTGCTCCTGACTCTGACAGCAAAAAG aaaaagaaacagaaaaaggaaaccaaAAGCACACTTGGAAAT CTGGAAGAGGAGCAGGGATTCAAGGAGTTTCTGTCAGTACATCAGAATCGAAGCCAGGTACCGACCTGGGCGAATGACACTGTGGAGCAAACAGCTGACCcagacagtggaaaaacaaaggcTCAGAGCAAGAAGAAGCAGTCTGCTCCAGATGATTATCTTAACTTTGATTCAGATGAGTCAGAGGATGACAGtgcagaagaggaaggagaagaggatgaagatgaag GTGCCACTAAAGAGGCACTGAAGTCTGCCTTGTCAGATATGGAGTACCTGCGCTCTAAAGTGGCACAGACAGTGGACACCATGGGTGAAGAGAAGGATGACGATGAAGAGGGAgacgatgaagatgaagataatGGTCCCATCCAGCACACAGACAGCGCCTATGAGAGTGGTGACAGAGAAAATGTCTCAAAGACCAAAACGTCAATTTCCTCTGAGGATAAAAACCAgagcaaagcaaagaaaactggCCAACAAGAG ACAGAGTCGACGACAGAGTTCACAGTGAAGTTGAGAGGAGCCCCATTTAATGTTAAAGAG CAACAAATTCGAGAGTTCATGACCCCACTTAAGCCTGCAGCAATCAGGATTGGGAGGAACGAAAGTGGAAACAGAACAG gTTACGTATATGTGGACTTGCGCTCTGAGGAAGAGGTGAATAAGGCTTTGAAGAAGAATAAAGACTACATAG GAGGGCGTTACATTGAGGTCTTCCGTGTTGATGCTGGGGTGAAGGACAAGAGGcacaaaaaggacaaagaacTTGACAAAAACTTCACGAGGAAACTCAAAGAGGATGAGGAAATGGAAGATGTTGCAGAATCAGGTCGGCTCTTCGTCAGAAACCTTCCTTACACCTGCACTGAGGAAGATATTAAAGAGCTGTTTTCTAAACACG GTCCTTTATCTGAGATACTCTTCCCCATCGACAATCTAACCAAGAAACCTAAAGGATTCGCGTTTGTCACCTACATGATACCAGAGAATGCTGTGACTGCTCTAGCTCAGCTGGACGGACATATATTTCAG GGCAGGATGCTTCATCTGCTTCCCTCCACTGTAAagaaggaaaagacagaaacctCAGATGCTGCTGGTCCGGGCTCTTCCTCTTACAAACGccaaaaagatgcaaaaaataaaacttcaagTTCTAG TTCACATAACTGGAACACACTGTTTCTTGGCACGAGTGCAGTGGCGGATGCTATCGCTGAAAAGTACAACACCACAAAAAGCCAAGTGCTAGACCAC GAGTCAAAGGGAAGTGTTGCAGTGCGGATGGCTCTGGGTGAGACGCAGATTGTCCAGGAGACTCGACAGTTCCTCTTAGACAACGGTGTCAGTTTGGATTCTTTTAGTCAG gcagcagcagagaggagtaCAACCTGCATCCTGGTGAAAAACCTTCCAGCTGGTGTGACTGTGTCAGAGCTTGAGGAGCTCTTCTCACCTCATGGCTCGTTGGGCCGATTGCTGCTGCCTCCTTCAGGACTCACCGCCATAGTTGAATTCCTGGAGCCAATCGAAGCAAAACGAGCCTTCACACGACTGGCCTACAGTAAG TTCCAACATGTCCCGCTGTATTTGGAGTGGGCACCTGTCGGGGTCTTTGTAGCAGCCAAACCAGAACCAG TATTAGACAAAGACGATACAgtaaaagaggagaagaaggacgaagaggaggaagatgaagaagaagaggagtcTGCTCCGGGCTCAACGCTTTTCATTAAGAATCTTAATTTCACCAcgacagaggaaaaacttcaAGAG ACATTCTCCAAATGCGGTAAAGTTAAATCCTGCACCATCTCcaagaagaaagacaaaacag GCAAGGTGTTGTCCATGGGCTATGGTTTTGTCCAGTATCAGACAGCTGACGCAGCACAGAAGGCCCTGAGGCAGCTACAG CACTGCACTGTAGATGATCACCAGTTGGAGCTAAAGATTTCTGAAAGAGCCACAAG AACTACTGAGGTGTCACATAAGAAGAAGCAAGTGGATAAGAAGCAGACAGGATCCAAGATCCTTGTGCGCAACGTTCCCTTCCAAGCCACTGTCAGGGAAATACGAGAACTCTTCTG TACATTTGGAGAGTTGAAGACTGTTCGTCTTCCAAAGAAAGCAGCTGGTTCAGGAAATCATAGAGGCTTTGGCTTTGTGGATTTCCTCACCAAACAGGATGCTAAG AAAGCATTTGCTGCACTGTGCCACAGCACCCATCTGTATGGGAGACGTCTCGTGCTGGAGTGGGCTGATGCTGAGGATACAGTGGAGACGCTGAGACGGAAAACAGCCGAACATTTCCACG TGGCTGCCAAAAAGCAGAGAAAGGCAGAGGTTCTGGAGGGAATCCTGGAAACGATGGAAACTGACGCGGGTGTGGAAGACTGA
- the slc2a11b gene encoding solute carrier family 2, facilitated glucose transporter member 11b: MNVSEGSVVSKRELPNKSLLLAACAACIGGTFQYGYNISVINAPTMYVQNFMNQTWRERYQIDVSQEFLTLLWSTIVSMFTLGGFIGVTIGGTLSVKLGRKGTLLTNNVFALVAALLMGLSYPTGLFELLIIGRLFTGINAGIAICVQPLYLGEIAPTAFRGAMGMGTSIFITGGILTGQVVGLKEILGREEYWPILLATTCIPAFLQLLILPWFPESPRYLLIDKGDTEGCKKALKQLHGIADCDAEWEDIEKEKNNLKGVKAKKPWELLADRSARWQLLTIILLNAAQQLNGINAIYFYADYIFKQAGIPNDKISYVTVGTGACECITALTCGMLIECLGRKVLITGGYTLMSICCILFTLTLSFQDASPVVPYLSMACVFAFILSFGLGPGGVTNILTTELFTQTTRPAAYMIAGSVNWFSFFFIGLVFPFIVIGLQQYCFLVFLAICSLVVIYIFLVVPETKNKTFLEIHNEFQPSSSRKASSVDGAGTTLLSGPL; the protein is encoded by the exons ATGAACGTCAGTGAGGGATCTGTGGTATCAAAGAGAGAG CTTCCTAACAAATCTcttctgctggctgcctgtGCTGCTTGCATAGGGGGAACCTTTCAGTATGGATATAATATATCTGTCATCAACGCGCCCACAATG TATGTTCAAAATTTCATGAACCAAACCTGGAGGGAGCGTTACCAGATTGATGTGTCTCAAGAGTTTCTCACCCTTCTCTGGTCCACGATTGTGTCTATGTTCACCTTAGGAGGATTCATAGGAGTAACGATTGGTGGGACGTTGTCTGTGAAGTTGGGgag GAAAGGGACACTGTTGACCAATAATGTATTTGCATTAGTGGCTGCTCTGCTGATGGGTCTGAGTTACCCCACAGGATTATTTGAATTACTCATCATCGGCCGTCTTTTCACCGGAATAAATGCAG GCATTGCCATTTGTGTGCAGCCTCTGTATTTGGGGGAAATAGCTCCAACTGCATTTCGTGGAGCCATGGGAATGGGAACCTCAATTTTCATCACTGGTGGGATCCTGACTGGTCAAGTTGTTGGTCTCAA AGAGATCCTGGGCAGAGAAGAGTACTGGCCCATCCTACTGGCTACCACATGCATCCCAGCATTTCTGCAGCTCCTGATCTTGCCGTGGTTCCCAGAGAGCCCACGTTACCTGCTCATCGACAAAGGAGACACTGAGGGATGTAAGAAAG CCCTGAAGCAACTGCATGGTATAGCCGACTGTGATGCCGAATGGGAGGAcatagagaaggagaagaaTAATTTAAAAGGAGTCAAGGCCAAGAAACCCTGGGAGCTCTTGGCTGATCGCAGTGCGCGCTGGCAACTTCTCACCATCATACTCCTCAATGCTGCACAACAGCTGAACGGCATCAATGCT ATTTACTTCTACGCGgattacattttcaaacaagCCGGTATTCCCAATGATAAAATATCGTATGTGACTGTTGGCACTGGTGCCTGTGAATGCATCACGGCTTTAACATGT GGGATGCTCATTGAATGTCTGGGAAGGAAAGTACTCATCACAGGAGGATACACACTGATGAGTATctgctgcattttattcacGCTCACACTCTCTTTTCAG GATGCCAGCCCCGTTGTTCCATACTTGAGCATGGCGTGTGTTTTTGCTTTCATCCTGAGTTTTGGCTTAGGGCCAG GTGGTGTGACTAACATCTTGACCACTGAACTGTTCACTCAAACAACACGTCCTGCAGCGTACATGATTGCTGGCTCAGTGAACTGGTTCAGTTTCTTCTTCATCGGCCTGGTCTTTCCTTTTATCGTG aTCGGCTTACAGCAGTACTGTTTCCTGGTGTTCTTGGCCATCTGCTCCTTAGTGGTAATATACATTTTCCTTGTTGTTCctgaaacaaagaacaaaacctTCCTCGAAATCCACAACGAGTTCCAGCCGTCCAGCAGCAGAAAGGCAAGCAGCGTCGATGGAGCAGGGACAACACTGTTATCAGGTCCCCTGTGA